From Halobacillus sp. Marseille-Q1614, the proteins below share one genomic window:
- a CDS encoding nodulation protein NfeD: MKKIRLAICTLLVVIASGLSLYHMIGTVSADGEGKQVYVIPVENTVERGMTAFLERTTSEAVDAGADHIIFEIDTPGGRVDAAGAIGELFQDLEIPNTAFVTSQAYSAGSYIALNADQIYMKQQATMGASGVINSDGTAADKKAQSAWISSMVAAAESNNRDPLYARAMADSSVDLPEYGAPEGEFLTLGPTDAVEVGYAEGIVRYRVELLSELGLSEATIVETSPTPAENFARFLTDPVVIPILLSVASIGLVVELYSPGFGIPGIMGVLALVLFFYGHIVAGLAGYESIILLIIGIGLIVTEFFVASGILGIIGIVAVVASLMLSSADMGQMALSLGIAMIATIAVSIILFRYIGFGNRGLFKRIILNDTTSTERGYVSSVTRLELIGLEGTALTPLRPSGTALFDDERLDVVTEGNFVKANQRVKIVRTEGSRIVVRAIKNEEEKA; the protein is encoded by the coding sequence GTGAAGAAGATACGCCTCGCAATATGCACTTTGCTGGTGGTCATTGCATCAGGGCTGTCCCTGTACCATATGATCGGCACTGTTAGCGCTGATGGAGAAGGTAAGCAGGTCTACGTTATTCCTGTTGAGAATACAGTAGAGCGAGGCATGACGGCCTTTTTAGAAAGGACGACGAGCGAAGCGGTCGATGCAGGAGCCGACCATATAATCTTTGAAATCGACACGCCCGGCGGCCGGGTCGATGCAGCCGGCGCCATTGGAGAACTGTTTCAGGATTTAGAAATTCCTAATACTGCTTTCGTCACAAGCCAGGCTTACTCAGCCGGTTCTTATATTGCGCTGAATGCGGATCAGATTTATATGAAGCAGCAAGCAACAATGGGAGCCTCAGGGGTGATCAACTCTGATGGTACAGCCGCAGATAAAAAAGCCCAGTCTGCCTGGATTTCTTCAATGGTAGCTGCTGCTGAATCTAACAACAGGGATCCTTTGTACGCCAGGGCTATGGCTGACAGCTCGGTCGATCTGCCGGAGTATGGGGCGCCAGAAGGCGAATTTTTGACTTTAGGTCCTACAGATGCTGTGGAAGTGGGATATGCGGAAGGAATTGTCCGGTATAGAGTTGAATTGTTAAGCGAGCTTGGTCTCTCTGAGGCTACTATCGTTGAAACCAGTCCTACGCCTGCCGAGAACTTTGCCCGATTTCTTACAGACCCTGTAGTGATTCCCATTCTTTTATCTGTTGCCAGCATTGGCCTGGTCGTTGAATTATATTCCCCAGGTTTTGGTATTCCGGGGATTATGGGCGTACTGGCGCTGGTCCTGTTTTTCTATGGGCATATCGTAGCTGGCCTTGCCGGTTATGAATCCATTATATTGCTCATAATAGGAATTGGGCTTATTGTCACCGAATTCTTTGTGGCCAGTGGGATCCTCGGTATTATTGGAATTGTGGCCGTAGTTGCTTCCTTAATGCTTTCATCAGCAGATATGGGACAGATGGCGTTGAGTTTAGGGATTGCCATGATAGCAACGATTGCCGTCTCTATTATCCTGTTTCGGTATATTGGGTTTGGGAACCGGGGATTATTTAAACGTATCATTTTAAATGATACAACATCGACAGAGCGTGGGTATGTAAGTTCTGTTACTCGCCTGGAGCTCATTGGATTAGAAGGGACAGCCCTTACTCCATTGCGTCCGTCCGGTACCGCTCTGTTTGATGATGAACGGCTGGATGTCGTTACGGAGGGAAACTTTGTAAAAGCAAATCAGCGGGTCAAAATTGTGAGGACGGAAGGTTCTCGAATTGTGGTACGCGCTATTAAGAATGAGGAGGAGAAAGCATGA
- the floA gene encoding flotillin-like protein FloA (flotillin-like protein involved in membrane lipid rafts), giving the protein MTIQELMPIIIIGIIIIAVAVLFTFIPVMLWISALAAGVKISILTLIGMRLRRVIPSRVINPLIKAHKAGVNVDTNQLESHYLAGGNVDRVVNALIAAQRANIELSFERCAAIDLAGRDVLEAVQMSVNPKVIETPFIAGVAIDGIEVKAKARITVRANIDRLVGGAGEETVIARVGEGIVSTIGSSTNHNKVLENPDRISQNVLEKGLDAGTAFEILSIDIADIDIGKNIGAILQTDQAEADKNIAQAKAEERRAMAIAQEQEMRARVQEMQAKVVEAEAEVPQALAAALRSGKMGVMDYMNYQNINADTDMRNTLGDMSDKDQDDQ; this is encoded by the coding sequence ATGACGATTCAAGAACTTATGCCCATTATTATAATTGGGATAATTATCATCGCGGTAGCTGTATTATTTACCTTTATTCCGGTAATGTTATGGATCAGCGCATTAGCAGCCGGGGTAAAAATAAGCATACTTACTCTAATTGGGATGAGATTAAGAAGGGTAATTCCTTCCCGTGTGATCAACCCTTTAATTAAAGCACACAAAGCCGGTGTGAATGTAGATACGAACCAGCTGGAAAGCCACTACCTTGCAGGTGGTAATGTAGACAGAGTGGTTAACGCACTTATTGCTGCCCAGCGTGCCAATATTGAATTAAGCTTTGAACGTTGTGCCGCGATTGATCTGGCGGGAAGAGACGTGTTAGAAGCGGTACAGATGAGCGTCAACCCTAAAGTGATTGAAACACCATTCATAGCCGGTGTCGCGATTGATGGTATTGAAGTAAAAGCCAAAGCCAGAATTACCGTACGTGCCAATATTGACCGACTGGTCGGGGGTGCGGGAGAAGAAACAGTTATTGCCCGTGTTGGTGAAGGAATCGTTTCTACGATTGGTTCAAGTACTAATCACAATAAAGTGTTAGAGAATCCTGATAGGATTTCTCAAAACGTACTGGAAAAAGGGCTGGATGCCGGAACAGCTTTTGAAATCCTGTCCATTGATATTGCGGATATCGACATCGGCAAAAACATCGGAGCGATTCTTCAGACTGACCAGGCAGAAGCCGATAAGAATATCGCTCAGGCGAAAGCAGAAGAACGCCGCGCAATGGCGATCGCCCAGGAACAAGAAATGCGCGCCCGTGTACAAGAGATGCAGGCTAAAGTAGTGGAAGCAGAAGCTGAAGTACCACAAGCTCTTGCTGCAGCACTTCGTTCAGGGAAAATGGGTGTAATGGACTATATGAACTATCAGAACATTAATGCTGACACCGATATGAGAAATACACTTGGCGACATGTCGGATAAAGACCAGGATGATCAATAA
- the yqfC gene encoding sporulation protein YqfC codes for MSKWQSQFKNWVSQYFDLPADVMLDLPRITTIGSIHAYIENCTGLLHFSDTEIRLKYSRGVISIKGKELRIKMMLKEELLLEGELQEIQFLKDKG; via the coding sequence ATGTCAAAATGGCAAAGTCAATTTAAGAACTGGGTGAGTCAATATTTTGACCTGCCAGCTGATGTCATGCTGGATCTTCCCAGGATTACAACCATCGGGTCGATTCATGCTTACATAGAGAACTGTACAGGGTTGCTGCACTTTTCTGATACAGAAATCCGTTTGAAATACAGCAGGGGTGTCATTTCCATAAAAGGCAAAGAACTGCGCATCAAAATGATGCTTAAAGAAGAGCTGCTTTTAGAAGGAGAACTGCAGGAAATCCAGTTTTTAAAAGATAAGGGCTAG
- the yqfD gene encoding sporulation protein YqfD, translating to MAKNQLQFLHGLITIEVSGEYIEPFIRTCVQKGSQISNVKYLNENEVQMTIRLEDWTTFRRLRKRFRCRIKVKSTSGLPFFLQRMKRHTALWAAVLCSFLVVILMANTLWSIKIDGVTPEVEAEVQTQLKSYGIKPGKFTFSMKKPREVQRLLLEDVSDLLWIGVKKQGTSYQLYGVMETNYDETEQPKPSNIVASKKGMITSMFISKGRPLAEVNDVVKKGTLLATGELKEESGEFIQSEGKVMAETWYRAEVEIPEKQNIYLTDGDSVNSYSLKIGKVTIPVWGFWRKESGEERQESFDRNFHILSWRLPFQLQETTIYTNEHMTQNLSKNQAVTKAQKSAEKSLLNQLGEEAEITEGKILHQRKDRGKVKLILLFKVNENIAETKYVSQGD from the coding sequence ATGGCTAAAAATCAGCTTCAGTTTCTGCATGGTCTAATAACGATAGAAGTGTCGGGAGAATATATTGAACCCTTTATAAGAACCTGTGTCCAAAAAGGCAGTCAAATATCAAATGTTAAATACTTGAACGAGAATGAGGTGCAAATGACCATCCGGCTTGAAGATTGGACAACCTTCCGCCGGCTGAGAAAAAGGTTCAGATGCAGGATTAAAGTCAAATCCACGTCAGGACTGCCTTTCTTTCTTCAGCGCATGAAAAGGCATACCGCTTTGTGGGCGGCTGTTCTGTGCAGCTTTCTTGTCGTTATCTTAATGGCAAATACCCTCTGGTCGATTAAAATAGACGGAGTAACCCCCGAGGTGGAAGCCGAGGTCCAGACCCAGCTGAAATCATACGGGATTAAGCCGGGAAAGTTCACTTTTTCCATGAAAAAGCCCCGGGAAGTACAGCGGCTATTGCTGGAAGATGTCAGTGATTTGCTGTGGATCGGTGTGAAAAAACAAGGAACAAGCTATCAGCTGTATGGGGTTATGGAGACAAATTATGATGAGACTGAACAGCCTAAGCCATCTAATATTGTCGCATCCAAAAAAGGGATGATTACCAGTATGTTTATTTCCAAAGGACGCCCGTTAGCAGAAGTTAATGATGTTGTGAAAAAAGGAACTCTTCTCGCTACCGGGGAACTTAAAGAGGAAAGCGGAGAATTCATTCAGTCAGAAGGAAAGGTAATGGCTGAAACATGGTACAGAGCAGAAGTTGAAATTCCCGAGAAGCAGAATATTTATTTAACCGATGGTGATTCCGTTAACTCCTATTCTTTAAAGATCGGTAAGGTGACGATTCCTGTATGGGGCTTCTGGAGAAAAGAAAGCGGAGAAGAGAGACAAGAATCGTTTGATCGAAATTTCCACATATTAAGCTGGAGACTCCCTTTTCAACTTCAAGAGACTACTATTTATACAAACGAGCATATGACCCAGAACTTAAGCAAGAATCAAGCCGTTACAAAAGCTCAGAAAAGTGCTGAAAAATCACTCCTCAATCAGCTTGGGGAGGAGGCAGAAATAACAGAGGGAAAAATTTTGCACCAGCGTAAGGACCGTGGTAAAGTAAAATTAATCCTATTATTTAAAGTAAATGAAAATATAGCTGAAACAAAGTATGTTTCCCAAGGAGACTGA
- a CDS encoding PhoH family protein, protein MQGELKTIDIQLNNPSEALSLFGTEDRHLKQLEEQLKVTIISRGERVSVSGEAEHVKLVEEVLLAVLAIIRKGLTITERDIVYAVELAKKGKINQFEALFEDEITRNAKGKSVRVKTLGQRSYVSAIKNHDLVFGIGPAGTGKTYLAVVMAVNALKNGEVKRIILTRPAVEAGESLGFLPGDLKEKVDPYLRPLYDSLHDVFGAEHTARLIDRGTIEIAPLAYMRGRTLDDAFAILDEAQNTTPEQMKMFLTRLGFGSKMIITGDITQVDLPKGMTSGLKVAEQKLGNVKGASFIHLDQTDVVRHPLVQRVIDAYEKDPS, encoded by the coding sequence ATGCAAGGAGAACTTAAAACCATTGATATCCAACTAAATAATCCATCCGAAGCCCTTTCTTTATTTGGCACAGAAGACCGCCATTTAAAACAATTGGAAGAGCAGCTGAAGGTAACTATCATATCCCGCGGGGAGCGTGTCAGCGTCTCGGGAGAAGCCGAACACGTGAAGCTCGTCGAAGAGGTTTTATTAGCTGTGCTGGCCATTATCAGAAAAGGCTTAACGATCACAGAACGCGATATAGTATATGCCGTTGAACTTGCGAAAAAAGGGAAAATTAATCAATTTGAAGCTTTGTTTGAAGATGAGATTACCCGCAACGCCAAGGGGAAATCGGTACGTGTAAAGACATTAGGGCAGAGAAGTTATGTATCTGCTATTAAAAACCACGATCTTGTTTTTGGAATCGGTCCAGCCGGAACAGGCAAAACTTACCTCGCTGTAGTTATGGCGGTGAACGCCCTGAAAAATGGTGAAGTCAAAAGAATTATTCTAACCCGCCCTGCTGTTGAGGCTGGAGAAAGTCTAGGGTTTTTACCAGGTGATCTTAAAGAAAAGGTAGACCCTTATCTTCGTCCGCTGTACGACTCGCTGCACGATGTTTTCGGAGCTGAACATACGGCCCGCCTTATCGACAGAGGAACCATTGAAATCGCACCGCTTGCTTATATGCGGGGAAGAACATTGGATGATGCATTTGCTATATTAGACGAAGCCCAGAACACGACACCTGAACAAATGAAAATGTTCTTGACTCGTCTCGGATTCGGCTCGAAAATGATTATAACCGGGGATATCACCCAGGTCGATTTGCCAAAAGGAATGACTTCAGGCTTGAAAGTAGCCGAGCAGAAACTGGGTAATGTTAAAGGAGCTTCCTTTATTCATCTAGATCAGACAGACGTCGTACGTCACCCACTGGTTCAGCGAGTGATTGATGCTTATGAGAAGGATCCATCTTAA